TTGAAATAGAGACCCATGTATGGGATGGTAACACCCGCACCAAGGCCGATGAGGGCACTTGGCAATGCAAAGCGGCCGATTTTAAGGAGCAGTTTCCTGTTGAGGTCGAGCCTCTTCTCGGTGTTCGCCAACACGGACTTTACGAAGAGCACGAGCAGGAACCTTATCGGGATTATAAAGAGCACGAGGGCAAAGACCTCTCGATAACTCATGTACCTTGACAGGAAGCCAGCTAAGAGGAGACCGACTGCGGAACCAATGGTTCCCATCGCGGAGGAAAGGCTGAAGAGGTAGTGCCTCTTTTCATCACTCACCTCACCACTCAGCAGGGCCATGTAGGAGGGGCTCTCAAAGGCGAGGCCGATTCCTATGAGTACTCCACCTAACGTGAGCATTGCAATCGTCGGGTAGAAGACCTGAAAGGCTCTCCCCAGGAACATTAGTGAGACACCAAGGAGAACGGCCTTCTTATATCCTATCCTCGCCCCCAGTGGCCCCGAAAACAGTAGAACGCTCGCCTGGGCCAGCGTCGAGAGCGAGAAGACGATACCTATGTCGGCGTAATTGAAACCGAGCGATTTGAGGTAGAAGGGGAATATGAACCACGCTATGTTGCCACCCAACCAGGATATGAACGAATACGCGACGAGCAGCCAAGCGTCCCTGCTAAAGCCCCTGTAATTCTGCAGCGACATGAACGTTTAGATGAAGGTTTGAGTATATAAACTTACCCCACGCACTACCGAAAAACTTATTAATTAAAAGAAGCATTACTCAGCGTTTAAATCGAAAAATATGACGATTTCCGGGCTCAAATAAAAGATGGTAAAATTAGAGAAACGGGGTAAAATAAGATGTTAATTTTCTTCCATGAACTTTTCCACAGCAAGTCTAGTTTCTTCATAGGTCTTTCCGGCGAGTATTATCACCTTGTACTGAGGATTCTCCGGGTTGTCCAGCTCCTTTATCACGTAACCATTCTGCTCTATCTCGGCCTTGATGGCGTCAATAGCCGCCTTACCGTAGACATCCTCGAGTAAAATCCAAGCCTTGTTGCTAACCCATCCACCGATGATGATGACGTTCTTGTCCGATGGCAGGCTTGTAAGGTCGGTGTCCTCGATGATGAAGTCGTAGACGTTCCCAGTCGCTTCAACCTTCGGGGCGGTTATTGAGATCGTCCGGGTAACGGTGGCAACGCGGACAAAGCGGTAGCCTTCAACCCCGGTTATGGCGCCGTTCTCATCCCTCGTGAAAACGGCCGTTAGTTCAAGACCCCAGTCAGTGGGCAGCTTTATAGAATCTCCCTCCCCAATAAAGACCCTCGGGAAGCTCGCGAGGCTCTCGTTCACGTGGAGGTACAGGGTGTAGAGCCCGTTGGCCGGGTCTATATCCCACACCCACTGTCCCTTGTAGACCTCGCCGTCCGAGTACTGCTTGACCTTCTCGTAGTACCAGTAGTCGTAGGTAACCATCTGCACGTTGTTTATCCCCACAAAGAAGTCCGTCGGGGTGAAGAGGAAGACGTTCCTTGCCCCAGCTTCGAGAAGCTCGTTTATTCTGGCCGATGGATAGGTATCGTACTCCTCGAAATCCTCCGCACCGTTGGCATCGACGTACATAACGTAGTACTTGTCCTCAGTCATCGTTTTGGTCTTGATGAGGCCGCTGGGGTAGGTCAGTTCGATGAGCATCTTGGAAACGTCGAGATTTATATCCAGCATTTTTATCTTCCATCCCCCAACGATGATAGAATCTCCAAGGCCTTTGGATTCCGAATCGGCCTCTGTGTAAAAGTAGAAGTACATAGTGTCCCTGCCGTCCACGGTCGTTGGGACGACCTTGTAGTCTCCTCCAATGTCAAGGGGGGTGGTGTTCTCGTTGAATATTATTTCGATGCTCCTGTCGAGGAACTCCACCATCCCCTTGGTAGAGTTGAAACTAACCCGAGAGAAGTTGACCTGAACGACAACCGCATGACCAACCGGCTGGTCACTGACGTTTATCCCAACGTCGGGCATGTCAATGGGATTGAGCTTGTATGTCTGGTTGTTATCGGGAATTATAACACTGTGATACTCAACCGGGACAGAAACGGTGGCGGTGTAAGTTCCCTGAGATATGCCATTGAGAACCAGAAAAGCCCCAAGCCTCGAGCCGGTTATCGCATCTTCACCGATGTGGAGCGGCACGCCGTTCACTATCTTGGTTGTGGGAAGAACTATTACGGAATTAGCGGAGTTAATGCCCGCAACGGCTCCCTGAACTGGCATGAAAAGTGAGCTCAGAATCGCAAGGCTCACAAACATTGCTAAAGCCTTTTTCATTGTTCGTCACCGAATTAAAGTGAATCTCAAGGTTTATAACTTTTCCCGAGAAGAATACTCCTGCGATGATGAGTGAATCCAATGCTGACGGGATGATGAAACCCCGACCTGAGCACTTACCAACGGGCGAAAGGGGAAAGGAAATGGAAGATAAGCTCGACGAGATATACACCAGCCTTGAGGAGCTCCGCAGGGAGGTCGAAGAAAAGAAGGCACCCGACAGGCTCGGGTGGGACGACATAGCCCAGGAGATCATCGGAGCGGTAACCTTCGCCCTTCCATTCCTCTTCACTGGCGAACTTTGGGAAATCGCCAAGGACATATCCGTGGAGCGCTCCCTGGTAATCCTCATCATGACCCTGGCCGTTGCGTATCTCTTCATTGCGAAGTCCCGGATAGGTAACCTCAAAAAGGAAGAGCTCTTCCACGTCCCAAAAAGACTTCTCACGGTGACCCTGATAGCGTATCTGATTTCCGCCGGGCTGATATACCTCTACGGCATCAACGGGATAGCCGACTTTACAACGGAGCAGTACCTCAACGCGACCATACTTATAAGCACCTTTGCAGTCATCGGAGCGATAACTGTTGACATGGTGAAGTGAATGAAAATCGTCACTGGAAAGAGGTTTGAAGCCTTTGCGGATGAGAACGCACTGATTTTCCCGGAGTATGGGAAGAATAGAAGAGAGCTCGTTGAGATTGCTGGATCGCTCACAGGCGAGGAGACCGTGGTAACAGCGAGCCTCGAGCTCATGGACCTGATACTCAGCAGGTTCAAGGGCGAGGGACATTTCCTTATTTACTCCGACACTGGAAAGACCCTAACCACAAGGGAGGCCTATGAGCTGAGGAAATACCTCGACTTCGATCTCCGGGGTGGCTTTACCGGAGAACCCTCCCGGGCGAGCGTCCTTTTCGTCGAGGGCAAAACCGACGCGAAGTTCTTCAAGGCCGTTTTTAAGAAGCTGTACGAGTTCAAGGAGAGCAGAGAAGTTCCAGCGAATCTAAAATTCATTGAGAGGGTCTTCGAGCGCGAGAACTTCGAGCTGTTGAGAAACGAAAATGGCTTTTTGGCAGTGATTCCGAGCGAGGGCAACTCGGGAGTCATCCGAAACCTGGGCAACTTTATCAGAGCGATGGAAGTCTTTGAATTCAGTGTTGACAAAATAGGAGTCGCCATAGATGTTGATGACAACAGAGAGAGTGCGATGGCCTCGATAACCGGGAAGCTCTCCCGGTTCCATCCGGAAAAAACGGCCGCAGGTTTTAGGGTTGGGAAGACAGAGGTGATTCCCCTAATCATAGGCCTCCCCTTCGAGGACGAGCTAATCGAGTGGAAGAAGCCCACCGTTGAAGATTTAATGCTCCACCTCATAGCGCGGGAGGGACTTCTGGAGAGAATCAGACCGGCATTAAGAACCCTAAACGAGAGCCTGGGAAGGACGCTAAAGCCCAAAGAGGTCATGTATCTGGCCCTCTCGGCCTACGGACACTGGGGCAACCTGGAAGGCTTTTACGAGCTCTTTGTCATGCGCTCCCGCTTCAGAAACCTCAAGGCCGTCCTGAGGGAGGCGGGGCTTATGGAAGGGCTTTTCACCCTCTCAGGCAAGAACCGTTGAATTTTTATTTCCAACCATCAACCTGGCGTCGGTGATACGTATGAAGCTCGTCTCATTTGACGTCTGGAACACCTTGCTGGACATAAACGTCATGTTTGACGCGATGGCAGTGGAGCTCTCGAAGCTAATGGGCGCCTGTATAATCGATGTGGCTGAAGGGATGCTCCTCACGAGGGAAAGAATAAAGCTGATTCGCGCGGAACAGAGGGGAAATCCACAGAGGGCCTTAGAGGAGAGCCAGGAACTTCTGGCGGAGCTCCTCGGAACAGAGGTCGAGGTCGTAAGGAGGGCAGCCGCGAGGGCCGTTCTGAAAGTTGACGATGAGATAGTCCTGCCTGGGGCCAAAGATGCCCTCAAAGGCGTGAAGAAGAAAGGCTTGAAGACCGTTGTCCTCGGCAACGTGATGTTCTGGCCGGGCTCATACACGAGGTTCCTGCTGGAGCGCTTTGGGCTAATGGAGTTCATAGACAGAACCTTCTTCTCGGATGAGGTTCTGGCGTACAAGCCAATGCCCGAGATGTTCGAAAAGCCCCTTAGGGCCTTCGGAGTTGAGCCGAGTGAAGCGATACACGTAGGGGATACCTACACGGAGGACTTCAAAGGCGCGCTGAACGCTGGAATGTGGGCGGTCTGGATTAATCCCGAGGCAGAGGAAGTGAAGAAAATCCATGAGAGGGGCTTTGAGGTGCCGGATGTTGAGGGAATCCTGGAGGTGCTGGAGGAGTTGGGAGGTTAAATTGGCTTTTTTAACAGTCTTATCCACCAAATCAACGCATTTGGGTTGATACAGTGAAACATCATGGAAGTCAAAGAGCTGGAGAAACAGGGCAAAGGAAGAAAGGGCCATTCGGTTGAAATAATAGACAGGAAACACGAATCCCAGAACTCATTTCTTCGGCTTCAACCACGCCCCAAGGCCGACCTGCTTTGTCTTCTGATATCTCAGGTCCTCCTTACGGTAGCCGAACGCCTCCAAAATCCTCATCACAGCCGGGAGAACCTGGTTCTCGATGTAGTAGTCAGCGTCGTACTTGTGCCTTGCTGGGTCGAACTCGTCGAAGGGTATGGCCCTGTCGCCTATCCTTCCAGAGCCTTTAAGCACGATGTAGCTTATTATCGTGCCGGGGCGGACTTTTATCCCCCTCGCAGCGAGGCGCTTGGCTATCGCTACGTGCGGGCCGGTTGCCTTGTAGTCCTTCAGCTCGCGCGTTATCTGCTCGTGGATGACGAGCTTCTCCGAGGGCACCTCGTACTTGCTCAGCTTTTCGGTTACTTCTTTAACTATCTTAACTGCCCCCTCAACGTTACCGTTCCTAAGGAGTGTCTCAAGAACCCTCGCCTGGGTCTCCTTGGCTATCTCGCTCCAGTCACGCCTCACTATCTCGAGGCCCCTCGTTATTATCTTGCCATCGTCATCGATGAGCGCGTATTTCTTCTTGGTGACGAAGAAGCCCCTCTTATAGAAGCCCTCGTACTCAAGCTCCAGGAGGCCGGGCAGCTTGGCGTTTATGTACTTGAGGAACTCCTTGGCTTTTTTCTTGACGGTTTCGGCATCTTTTCCTGGAATCGTGGCAAAAAGGCCGTCCGTGTCAGCGTAGAGCACTTTAAAGCCGAACTTCTCCTCTATCTCCCTTATCGTCATCTCGATGTAGCTCCTACCCCAGGCGGTGATGCTCTCGGCGCACTCCTTGCAGTACCAGCGGGCCCTTGCGTAGCCGTAGTAGCCGTAATAGCTGTTCGCCAGAATCTTAATTGCCTTCTGCCTGTAATCGAGCATTCTCCTCTCCACAGGATCAACTGAAGCCTTCATGCGCCTCTTTATGGCCTGCCTCTCCTCGAGAAGAGCTCCGAGAAGACTCGGTATGAAGCCTGGGAAATCCTTGCAGAACCTGTGTCCAACCTCAGGGGCAGTGTCGTACTCCTTACAGCCCTCCTTGTTGAGGGTGTCGGGTGAAACGTTGTGGGTGATGATGATGGAGGGGTACAGAGAGCGGAAGTCGAGGTAGACTATGTTCTCCCACAGCCCCCTCTCTGGCTCCTTGACGTAGCCGCCAGCGTAGCTGTTCCTTCTTCTAATGAGCTCCCTCTCATCGGGCTTGTTTGGAGCCAGCTCGTTCCTCTCGTAGGCCGCCCTCAGCAGGAACCATTCAACCAGGTTGCCCGTGCTTGAACGCGACACATCCCAGAGGCTCTGGCCTATCAGCCTCGAAAGCTGGGCCTCCATCGGGAAGAACTCCCTTCCGAGCTCATAGGTTGCCTTTGCATCTTCCATAGAGTAGCGCGCAACACGCTCGAGCCCCTCGTCGCTCTCCCAGGCCAGGGTTATCTCCTCCGCGTATACCTTCTCCTTGGGTTTGCCAAAGACCGCCTCATAAACAACCTCAAGGGTGTAGGTCGGCAGGTTGATGGTGCGCCTTATGACAGGATAGAGGTCAAAGTGAATCCTCCCCTTAACCTCCACGGCGAAGCGGTCGCCCATGCGGTGTATCTTCGGCTCGCTTCCGTCCCGCCCGAGGGTGAAGCTTATCCCAAGCTTCTCGCAGCGTTTTTTCAGGTAAGCAAAGTCAAAGTTGTCGCCGTTGTAGGTAATGAGAACATCAGGATCCTTCTCCTTAACAACCCTCAAAAAGCGCTTTATCATCTCCTTCTCGGTTGAGACGACATCAACGTAGGGCAGGTCGATCTTTTTCCAGGTTATAACCCTCGCCTCGTTCTCATCCGCGTAGCTTATCATGAGTATGGGCCCGCTCCCGAACTCGTCGCCCTCGTGGTAGAGCGTCTCGATGTCAAAGGCGAGCATCTTCAGTTCTTCATCGCCCTCCATGGGGACGAGGCCCTTGTCTATGAGGTAGCGCTTGGCGAAGGGGATGTCATACTCATAGATGTCCACCACAGCGGGATGCTTCCTTATCTCATCCCTTATGGCCGGGACATCCTGCGGGTGCTCGAAGTAGAGCTTCCAGACCTCAACAGGTCGACCGAGGAACTTCTTCTTCACCTTCTTGGCACGCTTGACCTTGACAACCTTTCCGTGGCGCTCCGCGGTTATCTTCTTGACCTCCTCGATGGCAGAATCGTCCTTGAGGAGCACATAGATGTAAGGCTCGAAGTCTCTGTCGTACTCGATTTTAAACTCTCCCTTCTCTTTCTTGAAGATTCTGATGACAGGCTTTCCGTCCTCTGTGATGTAGTCGACGTCAAGGATCATAACCAACACCTGAAGGATAATCCACTCCAAAGCTAATAAACTTCACCGAACCAGACAACTTTTTAAACTTCCCTGCGAAGGCCCGAGCATGGAGCTGTTTTACAGGGTGAGCTTTCAGGAAGTGGTGGCCGACGCCCTCATGCTCGTTGAGGAGCGCGAGCTGTCCTCAAAGCACGCCCTTGAGAGGGTCTTTAAGAAGGTCGCCGGTAAAGACCGCGAGAAGGCGCGCGGCTTAGCTCACGCATACGTCTTTGAAATCGAGAAGTGGAGGGCCAAAATTGACTTCATAATCAATTCCGTGCTCAAAGGTTCAAAGATCGAAGACCTCGACCCCTATCTGGCTAATCTCCTCCGCATAGGCACTTTTGAAATCCACTTCAGAAAGGTTCCCCCGGC
This genomic stretch from Thermococcus sp. CX2 harbors:
- a CDS encoding MFS transporter, which produces MSLQNYRGFSRDAWLLVAYSFISWLGGNIAWFIFPFYLKSLGFNYADIGIVFSLSTLAQASVLLFSGPLGARIGYKKAVLLGVSLMFLGRAFQVFYPTIAMLTLGGVLIGIGLAFESPSYMALLSGEVSDEKRHYLFSLSSAMGTIGSAVGLLLAGFLSRYMSYREVFALVLFIIPIRFLLVLFVKSVLANTEKRLDLNRKLLLKIGRFALPSALIGLGAGVTIPYMGLYFNQRFGTSLESIGWLFALQQFIMGIGMFVLPMIADRLGSVKTIVSFNGSASFLIAVMPFSPTFPIAAVIYTVRTILMNIVNPIWNSFMMGFFSKEERSTVMALNNLSWTATFGLGQYIGGMIFDFSLTWPFLITALLYALSMAVFWGFFHGAETKGYKSPSA
- a CDS encoding DUF3226 domain-containing protein, which encodes MKIVTGKRFEAFADENALIFPEYGKNRRELVEIAGSLTGEETVVTASLELMDLILSRFKGEGHFLIYSDTGKTLTTREAYELRKYLDFDLRGGFTGEPSRASVLFVEGKTDAKFFKAVFKKLYEFKESREVPANLKFIERVFERENFELLRNENGFLAVIPSEGNSGVIRNLGNFIRAMEVFEFSVDKIGVAIDVDDNRESAMASITGKLSRFHPEKTAAGFRVGKTEVIPLIIGLPFEDELIEWKKPTVEDLMLHLIAREGLLERIRPALRTLNESLGRTLKPKEVMYLALSAYGHWGNLEGFYELFVMRSRFRNLKAVLREAGLMEGLFTLSGKNR
- a CDS encoding HAD family hydrolase, which codes for MKLVSFDVWNTLLDINVMFDAMAVELSKLMGACIIDVAEGMLLTRERIKLIRAEQRGNPQRALEESQELLAELLGTEVEVVRRAAARAVLKVDDEIVLPGAKDALKGVKKKGLKTVVLGNVMFWPGSYTRFLLERFGLMEFIDRTFFSDEVLAYKPMPEMFEKPLRAFGVEPSEAIHVGDTYTEDFKGALNAGMWAVWINPEAEEVKKIHERGFEVPDVEGILEVLEELGG
- a CDS encoding DUF2391 family protein, whose amino-acid sequence is MEDKLDEIYTSLEELRREVEEKKAPDRLGWDDIAQEIIGAVTFALPFLFTGELWEIAKDISVERSLVILIMTLAVAYLFIAKSRIGNLKKEELFHVPKRLLTVTLIAYLISAGLIYLYGINGIADFTTEQYLNATILISTFAVIGAITVDMVK
- a CDS encoding S-layer protein; this encodes MKKALAMFVSLAILSSLFMPVQGAVAGINSANSVIVLPTTKIVNGVPLHIGEDAITGSRLGAFLVLNGISQGTYTATVSVPVEYHSVIIPDNNQTYKLNPIDMPDVGINVSDQPVGHAVVVQVNFSRVSFNSTKGMVEFLDRSIEIIFNENTTPLDIGGDYKVVPTTVDGRDTMYFYFYTEADSESKGLGDSIIVGGWKIKMLDINLDVSKMLIELTYPSGLIKTKTMTEDKYYVMYVDANGAEDFEEYDTYPSARINELLEAGARNVFLFTPTDFFVGINNVQMVTYDYWYYEKVKQYSDGEVYKGQWVWDIDPANGLYTLYLHVNESLASFPRVFIGEGDSIKLPTDWGLELTAVFTRDENGAITGVEGYRFVRVATVTRTISITAPKVEATGNVYDFIIEDTDLTSLPSDKNVIIIGGWVSNKAWILLEDVYGKAAIDAIKAEIEQNGYVIKELDNPENPQYKVIILAGKTYEETRLAVEKFMEEN
- a CDS encoding DNA polymerase; protein product: MILDVDYITEDGKPVIRIFKKEKGEFKIEYDRDFEPYIYVLLKDDSAIEEVKKITAERHGKVVKVKRAKKVKKKFLGRPVEVWKLYFEHPQDVPAIRDEIRKHPAVVDIYEYDIPFAKRYLIDKGLVPMEGDEELKMLAFDIETLYHEGDEFGSGPILMISYADENEARVITWKKIDLPYVDVVSTEKEMIKRFLRVVKEKDPDVLITYNGDNFDFAYLKKRCEKLGISFTLGRDGSEPKIHRMGDRFAVEVKGRIHFDLYPVIRRTINLPTYTLEVVYEAVFGKPKEKVYAEEITLAWESDEGLERVARYSMEDAKATYELGREFFPMEAQLSRLIGQSLWDVSRSSTGNLVEWFLLRAAYERNELAPNKPDERELIRRRNSYAGGYVKEPERGLWENIVYLDFRSLYPSIIITHNVSPDTLNKEGCKEYDTAPEVGHRFCKDFPGFIPSLLGALLEERQAIKRRMKASVDPVERRMLDYRQKAIKILANSYYGYYGYARARWYCKECAESITAWGRSYIEMTIREIEEKFGFKVLYADTDGLFATIPGKDAETVKKKAKEFLKYINAKLPGLLELEYEGFYKRGFFVTKKKYALIDDDGKIITRGLEIVRRDWSEIAKETQARVLETLLRNGNVEGAVKIVKEVTEKLSKYEVPSEKLVIHEQITRELKDYKATGPHVAIAKRLAARGIKVRPGTIISYIVLKGSGRIGDRAIPFDEFDPARHKYDADYYIENQVLPAVMRILEAFGYRKEDLRYQKTKQVGLGAWLKPKK